The proteins below come from a single Orcinus orca chromosome 6, mOrcOrc1.1, whole genome shotgun sequence genomic window:
- the IL33 gene encoding interleukin-33 codes for MKPEMKYSTTKISPAKMNSSAGKALVKSPKLRKSQQEAEEVCPMVFMQLRSGLKIEKKTCYFRKETTKRHSPRTAKTYKEKHLVFAACQELEHLGPSVKSFAFDKTRVQKYTTATGLPSIKEHSASLSTYNDQYITFVFEDGNYEIYVEDLGKDQEKDKVLLRYYDSQFPSSETEGGGDHRKLMVNLSPTKDKDFLLHANSKEHSVELQKCENQLPEQAFFVLHEETSQCVSFECKSNPGVFLGVKDNHLALIKRGEHPEDSNEENTIFKLSNLI; via the exons ATGAAGCCTGAAATGAAGTATTCAACCACCAAAATTTCCCCAGCAAAGATGAACAGCTCAGCAGGCAAAGCCTTGGTAAAATCTCCCAAGTTGAGAA AATCCCAACAGGAGGCTGAAGAAGTTTGCCCCATGGTCTTTATGCAGCTACGCTCTGgccttaaaatagaaaagaagaccTGTTACTTTAGGAAAGAAACCACCAAAAGGCATTCACCAAGAACAG CTAAAACGTACAAAGAGAAACATCTGGTATTCGCTGCCTGTCAGGAGCTGGAACACCTTGGACCGTCTGTGAAGAGCTTCGCCTTCGATAAAACTAGGGTCCAGAAATATACTACAGCAACTGGTCTTCCAAGTATCAAAG AGCATTCTGCTTCCCTGAGTACATACAACGATCAATACATTACTTTTGTTTTCGAGGATGGAAATTATGAGATCTATGTTGAAGACTTAGGAAAAGACCAAGAGAAAG ACAAGGTGTTACTCCGTTACTATGATTCCCAATTCCCCTCAAGTGAAACAG AAGGTGGTGGTGATCATCGGAAGTTAATGGTAAACCTGAGCCCCACAAAAGACAAAGACTTCTTGCTGCATGCCAACAGTAAGGAGCATTCTGTGGAG ctacaaaaatgtgaaaaccaaTTGCCAGAACAGGCCTTCTTTGTCCTTCATGAGGAGACCTCCCAATGTGTTTCATTTGAATGTAAGAGCAATCCTGGAGTGTTTCTAGGAGTAAAGGATAACCACCTAGCTCTTATTAAACGAGGGGAACACCCTGAGGATTCAAATGAAGAGAATACCATATTTAAGCTCTCAAACTTAATATGA